The Glycine soja cultivar W05 chromosome 3, ASM419377v2, whole genome shotgun sequence genome window below encodes:
- the LOC114406797 gene encoding uncharacterized protein LOC114406797 isoform X1 gives MPGLAQRNEHQLTNGSSTPTCSLSANRFWSKNSDEVCYNQLQKFWIELSLQARQKLLRIDKQSLFEQARKNMYCSRCNGLLLEGFLQIAMYGKSLQQEGVDAHFPCNRSGGLKKLNNDESSIINGCQDEIQDPSIHPWGGLTTSRDGSLTLMSCYLYSKSLKGLQIVFDGARARERERELLYPDACGGGGRGWISQGIVSYGRGHGTRETCALHTARLSCDTLVDFWSALGEETRLSLLRMKEEDFIERLMYRFDSKRFCRDCRRNVIREFKELKELRRMCREPRCTSWFCVADSAFQYEVSDDSVQADWRQTFADASGTYHHFEWAVGTTEGKSDILEFENVGLNGCVRASGLDLGGLSACFVTLRAWRLDGRCTELTVKAHSLKGQQCVHCRLIVGDGYVTITKGESIRRFFEHAEEAEEEEDDDSVDKDGNELDGECSRPQKHAKSPELAREFLLDAATIIFKEQVEKAFREGTARQNAHSIFVCLALKLLEDRVHVACKEIITLEKQMKLLEEEEKEKREEEERKERRRTKEREKKLRRKERLKGKEKEKKCSESNDALGSPEISKKELSAVADMEQNTPISCSNLVIETDETNLLRDDSPNIEDEEFSSECSTLKPQDLSYDDCEEEISNAEDEMGQSTIEQSMSSHRKLRCRKEFQLDMPMKWSDRRRYAVVSENSVMVCRSEPRHYGESFVTSSRVMNGLNRQSRINFPTKSNCRNVGPPKYNEKFYSSKNRMNEKCDIHSCSCSLNNESKTRVEQHSPMTRVRRETKPTCQSESARDTSKQFCRGNKNNQVAYMHESNGRPKSKIISGNCPTRDLFQSKKVWEPIESQKKYPCSNSDSDAILRSTKVEGTQSDLVKLSIGEAVDSGGNDDKECNSKRFSGMDESCQNDFHVEAEGSCSSTEIALEESGICPTGGFALNNSSDPTQSSTFSSDNCSSCLSEGDNNTTSSNHENTESSITSDSEDVSQQSEVRNNSDCVETVLSHCHEVAVENSQNASGEGLTRKSSSLIGLSLDGTRNYALGNLVETAQNFDNCFSTTNVCSQLQSMLPPLSNQNIHFPVFQAPSAMGYFHQNPVSWPAAPTNGLIPFPHSNPYLFAGPLGYGLNEDPRFSLRYGALQQPTSLFNPGVPVYQPVARANVLNAEERTQVSKPASLPEHLNGSVAEMVFPAGPISKRPASHGEVRHDNSSKPLENKNDFSLFHFGGPVALSTGCKSAFTSLNGDTVGDFSSKSSADHVEKVHNCNKKETPAMEEYNLFAASNNLRFSIF, from the exons ATGCCGGGATTAGCGCAAAGGAATGAACACCAACTTACTAATGGCTCATCCACGCCGACGTGTTCGCTCTCTGCGAATAGATTCTGGTCGAAGAATTCGGACGAGGTTTGCTACAATCAGCTCCAGAAG TTCTGGATTGAGCTGTCGCTGCAAGCTCGGCAAAAACTCTTGAGGATAGACAAACAATCCCTTTTTGAGCAAGCTCGTAAAAATATGTACTGCTCTAGGTGCAATGGGTTGCTTCTTGAGGGTTTTCTGCAGATTGCTATGTATGGGAAATCTTTGCAACAAGAAGGGGTGGATGCTCACTTTCCTTGCAACAGATCCGGAGGTTTGAAAAAGCTAAATAATGACGAATCAAGCATTATCAATGGATGCCAAGATGAAATTCAAGATCCATCTATCCATCCTTGGGGAGGTCTGACTACATCACGTGATGGCTCATTAACACTTATGAGCTGCTACTTGTATTCAAAGTCTTTGAAAGGACTGCAAATT GTCTTTGATGGTGCACGTGCTAGGGAGAGGGAAAGGGAACTGCTTTATCCTGATGCTTGTGGCGGGGGAGGCCGTGGTTGGATAAGTCAAGGAATAGTTAGTTATGGCAGAGGACATGGGACAAGAGAAACGTGTGCCCTGCATACTGCCAGACTTTCATGCGATACACTAGTGGATTTTTGGTCAGCACTGGGAGAGGAGACTCGGCTTTCTCTTTTAAGAATGAAGGAAGAAGATTTTATTGAGAGACTTATGTACAG GTTCGATAGCAAGAGATTTTGCAGAGATTGTAGAAGAAATGTTATTCGAGAATTCAAGGAACTAAAAGAACTGAGGCGCATGTGCAGAGAACCTCGTTGCACCAGCTGGTTTTGTGTTGCTGACTCTGCCTTTCAATATGAG GTATCTGATGACTCAGTTCAAGCTGATTGGCGCCAGACATTTGCTGATGCATCGGGAACCTATCATCACTTTGAGTGGGCTGTGGGGACAACTGAAGGAAAATCTGACATTTTGGAATTTGAAAATGTTGGATTGAATGGATGTGTTCGAGCCAGTGGCCTGGATCTTGGTGGCTTGAGTGCATGTTTTGTTACCCTCCGAGCTTGGAGATTAGATGGACGCTGTACTGAACTTACTGTTAAAGCTCATTCCTTGAAGGGTCAACAGTGTGTACATTGCAGGTTAATTGTAGGAGATGGTTATGTTACAATCACAAAAGGGGAAAGTATCAGAAGGTTCTTTGAGCATGCTGAAGAGGCCGAGGAAGAAGAG GATGATGATTCAGTTGACAAGGATGGGAATGAGCTTGATGGAGAATGCTCCCGTCCCCAAAAGCATGCAAAAAGCCCTGAACTTGCTCGAGAATTTCTTCTAGATGCTGCCACTATTATTTTCAAAGAACAG GTTGAAAAGGCTTTCAGAGAAGGAACAGCACGTCAAAATGCACACAGCATATTTGTTTGTCTTGCACTAAAACTGCTGGAGGATCGAGTGCACGTGGCATGCAAAGAAATCATTACCTTGGAAAAGCAG atgaagcttcttgaagaagaagaaaaggaaaaacgtGAAGAAGAAGAACGCAAGGAGCGGAGAAGGACAAAGGAACGGGAGAAAAAGCTTAGAAGGAAGGAAAgactaaaaggaaaagaaaaagaaaagaagtgttCTGAATCAAATGATGCTCTTGGTTCTCCTGAAATCTCAAAGAAAGAATTGTCTGCAGTTGCTGATATGGAGCAAAATACTCCTATTAGCTGCAGTAATTTAGTTATTGAAACAGATGAAACTAATCTATTGAGGGATGATTCTCCTAACATCGAAGATGAAGAATTCTCTAGTGAGTGTAGTACTTTGAAACCACAAGACCTCTCTTATGATGATTGTGAGGAAGAAATTTCAAATGCAGAAGATGAGATGGGTCAGTCTACAATTGAACAATCAATGTCTTCTCATCGAAAACTAAGATGTAGGAAAGAATTTCAACTTGATATGCCTATGAAGTGGTCTGACAGACGACGATATGCAGTTGTTTCAGAAAATAGTGTGATGGTTTGCAGATCTGAGCCAAGACATTATGGAGAGAGTTTTGTGACATCATCCAGGGTAATGAATGGGTTGAATAGGCAATCAAGAATAAATTTCCCAACAAAATCCAATTGTCGAAATGTTGGTCCTCCCAAGTATAATGAGAAGTTTTATAGTTCCAAGAACCGGATGAATGAAAAATGTGATATTCATTCTTGCAGTTGTAGCTTGAATAATGAATCTAAGACTAGGGTTGAGCAACATTCTCCTATGACCAGAGTTAGGCGGGAGACAAAACCTACCTGTCAGTCTGAATCTGCAAGAGATACATCCAAGCAATTTTGTCGTGGTAATAAGAATAATCAAGTAGCCTATATGCATGAGAGTAATGGAAGACCCAAAAGCAAAATCATCTCAGGGAACTGCCCCACCAGGGATTTGTTTCAATCGAAGAAAGTTTGGGAGCCTATAGAATCTCAAAAGAAATATCCTTGCAGTAATTCTGATTCTGATGCTATTTTGAGGTCCACTAAAGTTGAAGGAACTCAGTCTGATCTGGTCAAGTTGTCTATTGGAGAAGCTGTTGATTCAGGTGGAAATGATGACAAGGAATGTAATTCAAAAAGATTTAGTGGAATGGATGAAAGCTGTCAAAATGATTTTCACGTAGAAGCTGAAGGTTCTTGTAGCTCTACGGAAATTGCTTTGGAGGAATCTGGAATTTGTCCAACTGGAGGCTTTGCCTTAAATAATTCTTCTGATCCAACTCAAAGTAGCACTTTTAGTTCTGATAACTGCTCATCATGCCTAAGTGAGGGTGATAATAATACAACCTCGTCAAACCATGAAAATACAGAATCCTCAATCACATCGGATTCAGAAGATGTTAGCCAGCAATCTGAAGTAAGAAATAATTCGGATTGTGTGGAAACTGTCTTGTCTCATTGTCATGAAGTTGCTGTAGAGAATAGCCAGAATGCAAGTGGTGAGGGTTTGACAAGAAAATCAAGTTCACTGATTGGTCTGTCCTTGGATGGTACAagaaattatgcattggggaaTCTTGTGGAAACTGCCCAAAATTTTGACAATTGTTTTTCCACCACTAATGTGTGTTCTCAACTTCAAAGTATGCTTCCACCGTTGTCAAACCAAAATATACATTTTCCAGTGTTTCAAGCTCCTTCAGCAATGGGTTATTTCCATCAAAATCCAGTTTCATGGCCAGCAGCTCCCACAAATGGGTTGATACCCTTCCCACACTCAAATCCCTATTTATTTGCTGGCCCTCTTGGATATGGCTTAAATGAGGACCCACGCTTCAGCTTGCGGTATGGAGCCTTACAGCAACCAACGTCCTTATTCAACCCTGGTGTTCCAGTTTATCAGCCAGTTGCCAGAGCTAATGTCTTAAATGCAGAGGAGCGGACTCAAGTTTCCAAGCCAGCTTCTTTGCCAGAGCATCTTAACGGATCTGTTGCAGAAATGGTCTTTCCAGCTGGACCTATTTCCAAGAGACCAGCATCACATGGAGAAGTTAGGCATGATAATTCTTCCAAGCCACttgagaataaaaatgatttttccttGTTTCATTTTGGTGGACCTGTAGCCCTATCAACTGGATGTAAATCGGCATTCACTTCTTTGAATGGTGATACTGTTGGCGATTTTTCCTCAAAAAGTTCAGCAGATCATGTCGAGAAGGTTCATAATTGCAATAAGAAAGAGACTCCCGCCATGGAGGAATACAACTTGTTTGCAGCAAGTAATAACCTaaggttttcaattttttaa
- the LOC114406797 gene encoding uncharacterized protein LOC114406797 isoform X2 yields MPGLAQRNEHQLTNGSSTPTCSLSANRFWSKNSDEFWIELSLQARQKLLRIDKQSLFEQARKNMYCSRCNGLLLEGFLQIAMYGKSLQQEGVDAHFPCNRSGGLKKLNNDESSIINGCQDEIQDPSIHPWGGLTTSRDGSLTLMSCYLYSKSLKGLQIVFDGARARERERELLYPDACGGGGRGWISQGIVSYGRGHGTRETCALHTARLSCDTLVDFWSALGEETRLSLLRMKEEDFIERLMYRFDSKRFCRDCRRNVIREFKELKELRRMCREPRCTSWFCVADSAFQYEVSDDSVQADWRQTFADASGTYHHFEWAVGTTEGKSDILEFENVGLNGCVRASGLDLGGLSACFVTLRAWRLDGRCTELTVKAHSLKGQQCVHCRLIVGDGYVTITKGESIRRFFEHAEEAEEEEDDDSVDKDGNELDGECSRPQKHAKSPELAREFLLDAATIIFKEQVEKAFREGTARQNAHSIFVCLALKLLEDRVHVACKEIITLEKQMKLLEEEEKEKREEEERKERRRTKEREKKLRRKERLKGKEKEKKCSESNDALGSPEISKKELSAVADMEQNTPISCSNLVIETDETNLLRDDSPNIEDEEFSSECSTLKPQDLSYDDCEEEISNAEDEMGQSTIEQSMSSHRKLRCRKEFQLDMPMKWSDRRRYAVVSENSVMVCRSEPRHYGESFVTSSRVMNGLNRQSRINFPTKSNCRNVGPPKYNEKFYSSKNRMNEKCDIHSCSCSLNNESKTRVEQHSPMTRVRRETKPTCQSESARDTSKQFCRGNKNNQVAYMHESNGRPKSKIISGNCPTRDLFQSKKVWEPIESQKKYPCSNSDSDAILRSTKVEGTQSDLVKLSIGEAVDSGGNDDKECNSKRFSGMDESCQNDFHVEAEGSCSSTEIALEESGICPTGGFALNNSSDPTQSSTFSSDNCSSCLSEGDNNTTSSNHENTESSITSDSEDVSQQSEVRNNSDCVETVLSHCHEVAVENSQNASGEGLTRKSSSLIGLSLDGTRNYALGNLVETAQNFDNCFSTTNVCSQLQSMLPPLSNQNIHFPVFQAPSAMGYFHQNPVSWPAAPTNGLIPFPHSNPYLFAGPLGYGLNEDPRFSLRYGALQQPTSLFNPGVPVYQPVARANVLNAEERTQVSKPASLPEHLNGSVAEMVFPAGPISKRPASHGEVRHDNSSKPLENKNDFSLFHFGGPVALSTGCKSAFTSLNGDTVGDFSSKSSADHVEKVHNCNKKETPAMEEYNLFAASNNLRFSIF; encoded by the exons ATGCCGGGATTAGCGCAAAGGAATGAACACCAACTTACTAATGGCTCATCCACGCCGACGTGTTCGCTCTCTGCGAATAGATTCTGGTCGAAGAATTCGGACGAG TTCTGGATTGAGCTGTCGCTGCAAGCTCGGCAAAAACTCTTGAGGATAGACAAACAATCCCTTTTTGAGCAAGCTCGTAAAAATATGTACTGCTCTAGGTGCAATGGGTTGCTTCTTGAGGGTTTTCTGCAGATTGCTATGTATGGGAAATCTTTGCAACAAGAAGGGGTGGATGCTCACTTTCCTTGCAACAGATCCGGAGGTTTGAAAAAGCTAAATAATGACGAATCAAGCATTATCAATGGATGCCAAGATGAAATTCAAGATCCATCTATCCATCCTTGGGGAGGTCTGACTACATCACGTGATGGCTCATTAACACTTATGAGCTGCTACTTGTATTCAAAGTCTTTGAAAGGACTGCAAATT GTCTTTGATGGTGCACGTGCTAGGGAGAGGGAAAGGGAACTGCTTTATCCTGATGCTTGTGGCGGGGGAGGCCGTGGTTGGATAAGTCAAGGAATAGTTAGTTATGGCAGAGGACATGGGACAAGAGAAACGTGTGCCCTGCATACTGCCAGACTTTCATGCGATACACTAGTGGATTTTTGGTCAGCACTGGGAGAGGAGACTCGGCTTTCTCTTTTAAGAATGAAGGAAGAAGATTTTATTGAGAGACTTATGTACAG GTTCGATAGCAAGAGATTTTGCAGAGATTGTAGAAGAAATGTTATTCGAGAATTCAAGGAACTAAAAGAACTGAGGCGCATGTGCAGAGAACCTCGTTGCACCAGCTGGTTTTGTGTTGCTGACTCTGCCTTTCAATATGAG GTATCTGATGACTCAGTTCAAGCTGATTGGCGCCAGACATTTGCTGATGCATCGGGAACCTATCATCACTTTGAGTGGGCTGTGGGGACAACTGAAGGAAAATCTGACATTTTGGAATTTGAAAATGTTGGATTGAATGGATGTGTTCGAGCCAGTGGCCTGGATCTTGGTGGCTTGAGTGCATGTTTTGTTACCCTCCGAGCTTGGAGATTAGATGGACGCTGTACTGAACTTACTGTTAAAGCTCATTCCTTGAAGGGTCAACAGTGTGTACATTGCAGGTTAATTGTAGGAGATGGTTATGTTACAATCACAAAAGGGGAAAGTATCAGAAGGTTCTTTGAGCATGCTGAAGAGGCCGAGGAAGAAGAG GATGATGATTCAGTTGACAAGGATGGGAATGAGCTTGATGGAGAATGCTCCCGTCCCCAAAAGCATGCAAAAAGCCCTGAACTTGCTCGAGAATTTCTTCTAGATGCTGCCACTATTATTTTCAAAGAACAG GTTGAAAAGGCTTTCAGAGAAGGAACAGCACGTCAAAATGCACACAGCATATTTGTTTGTCTTGCACTAAAACTGCTGGAGGATCGAGTGCACGTGGCATGCAAAGAAATCATTACCTTGGAAAAGCAG atgaagcttcttgaagaagaagaaaaggaaaaacgtGAAGAAGAAGAACGCAAGGAGCGGAGAAGGACAAAGGAACGGGAGAAAAAGCTTAGAAGGAAGGAAAgactaaaaggaaaagaaaaagaaaagaagtgttCTGAATCAAATGATGCTCTTGGTTCTCCTGAAATCTCAAAGAAAGAATTGTCTGCAGTTGCTGATATGGAGCAAAATACTCCTATTAGCTGCAGTAATTTAGTTATTGAAACAGATGAAACTAATCTATTGAGGGATGATTCTCCTAACATCGAAGATGAAGAATTCTCTAGTGAGTGTAGTACTTTGAAACCACAAGACCTCTCTTATGATGATTGTGAGGAAGAAATTTCAAATGCAGAAGATGAGATGGGTCAGTCTACAATTGAACAATCAATGTCTTCTCATCGAAAACTAAGATGTAGGAAAGAATTTCAACTTGATATGCCTATGAAGTGGTCTGACAGACGACGATATGCAGTTGTTTCAGAAAATAGTGTGATGGTTTGCAGATCTGAGCCAAGACATTATGGAGAGAGTTTTGTGACATCATCCAGGGTAATGAATGGGTTGAATAGGCAATCAAGAATAAATTTCCCAACAAAATCCAATTGTCGAAATGTTGGTCCTCCCAAGTATAATGAGAAGTTTTATAGTTCCAAGAACCGGATGAATGAAAAATGTGATATTCATTCTTGCAGTTGTAGCTTGAATAATGAATCTAAGACTAGGGTTGAGCAACATTCTCCTATGACCAGAGTTAGGCGGGAGACAAAACCTACCTGTCAGTCTGAATCTGCAAGAGATACATCCAAGCAATTTTGTCGTGGTAATAAGAATAATCAAGTAGCCTATATGCATGAGAGTAATGGAAGACCCAAAAGCAAAATCATCTCAGGGAACTGCCCCACCAGGGATTTGTTTCAATCGAAGAAAGTTTGGGAGCCTATAGAATCTCAAAAGAAATATCCTTGCAGTAATTCTGATTCTGATGCTATTTTGAGGTCCACTAAAGTTGAAGGAACTCAGTCTGATCTGGTCAAGTTGTCTATTGGAGAAGCTGTTGATTCAGGTGGAAATGATGACAAGGAATGTAATTCAAAAAGATTTAGTGGAATGGATGAAAGCTGTCAAAATGATTTTCACGTAGAAGCTGAAGGTTCTTGTAGCTCTACGGAAATTGCTTTGGAGGAATCTGGAATTTGTCCAACTGGAGGCTTTGCCTTAAATAATTCTTCTGATCCAACTCAAAGTAGCACTTTTAGTTCTGATAACTGCTCATCATGCCTAAGTGAGGGTGATAATAATACAACCTCGTCAAACCATGAAAATACAGAATCCTCAATCACATCGGATTCAGAAGATGTTAGCCAGCAATCTGAAGTAAGAAATAATTCGGATTGTGTGGAAACTGTCTTGTCTCATTGTCATGAAGTTGCTGTAGAGAATAGCCAGAATGCAAGTGGTGAGGGTTTGACAAGAAAATCAAGTTCACTGATTGGTCTGTCCTTGGATGGTACAagaaattatgcattggggaaTCTTGTGGAAACTGCCCAAAATTTTGACAATTGTTTTTCCACCACTAATGTGTGTTCTCAACTTCAAAGTATGCTTCCACCGTTGTCAAACCAAAATATACATTTTCCAGTGTTTCAAGCTCCTTCAGCAATGGGTTATTTCCATCAAAATCCAGTTTCATGGCCAGCAGCTCCCACAAATGGGTTGATACCCTTCCCACACTCAAATCCCTATTTATTTGCTGGCCCTCTTGGATATGGCTTAAATGAGGACCCACGCTTCAGCTTGCGGTATGGAGCCTTACAGCAACCAACGTCCTTATTCAACCCTGGTGTTCCAGTTTATCAGCCAGTTGCCAGAGCTAATGTCTTAAATGCAGAGGAGCGGACTCAAGTTTCCAAGCCAGCTTCTTTGCCAGAGCATCTTAACGGATCTGTTGCAGAAATGGTCTTTCCAGCTGGACCTATTTCCAAGAGACCAGCATCACATGGAGAAGTTAGGCATGATAATTCTTCCAAGCCACttgagaataaaaatgatttttccttGTTTCATTTTGGTGGACCTGTAGCCCTATCAACTGGATGTAAATCGGCATTCACTTCTTTGAATGGTGATACTGTTGGCGATTTTTCCTCAAAAAGTTCAGCAGATCATGTCGAGAAGGTTCATAATTGCAATAAGAAAGAGACTCCCGCCATGGAGGAATACAACTTGTTTGCAGCAAGTAATAACCTaaggttttcaattttttaa
- the LOC114406798 gene encoding uncharacterized protein LOC114406798, producing MNSISLGSFILTPCKFRPFLQTKHQPIFRTLSPIPLTQKPTFLRATDSNIDAPISLPEGASFVSIPEIIEKDWSVLDCAEHRTTDRIIASGNIEQSSRVLVSTGSEDFVDSLAGLTPSVFVVHDSLLTLACIKEKYDRVKCWQGEIIYVPEKWAPFDAVFLYFLPALPFKLHQILESLAGKCAPGGRVIISHPKGKEVLEQQRKQYPDVVVSDLPNKTYLQSVAAAHSFDVAEFVDEPGLYLAVLICSRA from the exons ATGAATTCAATTTCTTTAGGTTCCTTCATCCTCACACCATGCAAGTTCCGCCCTTTTCTTCAAACCAAACACCAACCCATATTCCGCACTCTCTCCCCAATTCCCCTGACACAAAAACCCACTTTTCTTCGAGCCACAGACTCGAACATCGACGCCCCCATTTCCCTCCCCGAGGGCGCGTCCTTCGTTTCCATCCCAGAAATCATCGAGAAGGACTGGTCCGTGCTTGATTGCGCCGAACACCGAACCACTGACCGCATTATAGCTTCCGGAAACATCGAACAGAGTTCGAGGGTTTTGGTCTCAACTGGGTCAGAAGACTTTGTTGATTCCTTAGCGGGTTTAACTCCCTCTGTGTTTGTTGTTCATGACTCGCTTCTGACACTGGCttgcattaaagaaaaatatgacaGGGTTAAGTGTTGGCAAGGGGAGATTATTTATGTTCCGGAAAAGTGGGCTCCTTTTGATGCTGTGTTTCTTTATTTCCTTCCCGCGTTGCCCTTCAAGCTCCACCAAATTTTGGAGTCTTTGGCTGGGAAATGTGCACCGG GTGGAAGGGTGATTATCAGTCATCCTAAAGGGAAAGAAGTATTAGAACAGCAACGAAAACAGTACCCAGATGTAGTAGTTTCTGACCTAcctaataaaacatatttacaaAGTGTTGCAGCTGCCCATTCTTTTGACGTGGCTGAATTTGTGGATGAACCTGGCCTTTATTTAGCCGTTTTGATCTGCTCGAGAGCTTAA
- the LOC114406799 gene encoding metal tolerance protein 4-like isoform X1, which yields MEGGLEHLKAPFLSSNSGELSEVTRLKCDFFSKLPDKVRCGLDPDLSFHIDYSKATGLTEGEKEYYERQFSTLRSFEEVDSTESSNVIEDGSVHGEQVQSERAMKISNLANVLLLAFKVFATVKSGSIAIAASTLDSLLDLMAGGVLWFTHLSMKRTNIYKYPIGKLRMQPVGITIFAAIMATLGFQVLVEAVEQLIKGKPSLKMTSDQLFWLCIIMLTATGVKLLLWLYCRSSGNKIVRAYAEDHYFDVITNIVGLVAAVLGDKFSWWIDPIGAILLALYTISNWSKTVLENAVSLVGQSAPPEVLQKLTYLVLRYHPQIKRIDTVRAYTFGVLYFVEVDIELPEDLPLKEAHAIGESLQIRIEELPEVERAFVHLDTECEHKPEHSVLSTLPSSQI from the exons ATGGAAGGTGGTTTGGAACATTTAAAGGCACCGTTTTTGTCAAGTAATAGTGGTGAGCTCAGTGAAGTCACTCGTCTCAAATGCGATTTTTTCTCCAAATTGCCTGATAAAGTTCGGTGTGGTCTCGATCCTGATCTCTCTTTTCACATTGACTACTCAAAGGCAACTGGCTTAACAGAAG GGGAGAAAGAGTATTACGAAAGGCAATTTTCCACCCTAAGGTCTTTCGAGGAGGTTGATTCAACTGAATCGTCCAATGTCATTGAGGATGGCTCAGTGCACGGGGAACAAGTGCAATCTGAAAGGGCAATGAAAATATCCAATTTGGCAAACGTTCTTTTACTCGCTTTTAAG GTATTTGCAACAGTTAAGAGTGGTTCCATAGCTATTGCTGCATCAACACTGGATTCTCTGCTAGATCTGATGGCTGGCGGGGTACTTTGGTTTACACACCTCTCCATGAAGCGCACAAATATTTATAAGTATCCCATTGGAAAATTGAGAATGCAACCGGTTGGCATTACCATCTTTGCCGCTATCATGGCTACGTTGG GTTTTCAAGTGCTGGTTGAGGCCGTTGAACAATTGATTAAAGGAAAACCATCCCTTAAGATGACTTCAGATCAATTGTTTTGGTTGTGTATAATCATGCTGACTGCCACTGGCGTAAAGCTTTTACTCTGGTTGTATTGTAGAAGTTCAGGAAATAAAATAGTTCGTGCCTATGCCGAG GATCACTATTTTGATGTGATAACCAACATAGTTGGTTTGGTTGCTGCTGTCCTAGGTGATAAATTTAGTTGGTGGATTGACCCTATTGGCGCTATTTTGCTTGCACTCTACACAATTTCAAATTGGTCTAAAACAGTGCTTGAAAATGCtg TTTCCTTGGTTGGACAATCAGCTCCACCTGAAGTCTTGCAGAAATTGACATACCTTGTTTTAAGATACCATCCTCAAATCAAACGTATTGACACAGTCCGTGCCTACACTTTTGGAGTTTTATACTTTGTTGAG GTGGACATAGAACTACCGGAGGATCTTCCACTGAAAGAAGCACATGCAATTGGAGAATCATTGCAGATAAGGATCGAAGAACTCCCTGAAGTTGAGAGAGCCTTTGTTCATCTTGACACTGAATGTGAGCATAAGCCTGAGCACTCTGTTCTTAGCACTCTTCCCAGCAGCCAGATATAA
- the LOC114406799 gene encoding metal tolerance protein 4-like isoform X2 has protein sequence MEGGLEHLKAPFLSSNSGELSEVTRLKCDFFSKLPDKVRCGLDPDLSFHIDYSKATGLTEEYYERQFSTLRSFEEVDSTESSNVIEDGSVHGEQVQSERAMKISNLANVLLLAFKVFATVKSGSIAIAASTLDSLLDLMAGGVLWFTHLSMKRTNIYKYPIGKLRMQPVGITIFAAIMATLGFQVLVEAVEQLIKGKPSLKMTSDQLFWLCIIMLTATGVKLLLWLYCRSSGNKIVRAYAEDHYFDVITNIVGLVAAVLGDKFSWWIDPIGAILLALYTISNWSKTVLENAVSLVGQSAPPEVLQKLTYLVLRYHPQIKRIDTVRAYTFGVLYFVEVDIELPEDLPLKEAHAIGESLQIRIEELPEVERAFVHLDTECEHKPEHSVLSTLPSSQI, from the exons ATGGAAGGTGGTTTGGAACATTTAAAGGCACCGTTTTTGTCAAGTAATAGTGGTGAGCTCAGTGAAGTCACTCGTCTCAAATGCGATTTTTTCTCCAAATTGCCTGATAAAGTTCGGTGTGGTCTCGATCCTGATCTCTCTTTTCACATTGACTACTCAAAGGCAACTGGCTTAACAGAAG AGTATTACGAAAGGCAATTTTCCACCCTAAGGTCTTTCGAGGAGGTTGATTCAACTGAATCGTCCAATGTCATTGAGGATGGCTCAGTGCACGGGGAACAAGTGCAATCTGAAAGGGCAATGAAAATATCCAATTTGGCAAACGTTCTTTTACTCGCTTTTAAG GTATTTGCAACAGTTAAGAGTGGTTCCATAGCTATTGCTGCATCAACACTGGATTCTCTGCTAGATCTGATGGCTGGCGGGGTACTTTGGTTTACACACCTCTCCATGAAGCGCACAAATATTTATAAGTATCCCATTGGAAAATTGAGAATGCAACCGGTTGGCATTACCATCTTTGCCGCTATCATGGCTACGTTGG GTTTTCAAGTGCTGGTTGAGGCCGTTGAACAATTGATTAAAGGAAAACCATCCCTTAAGATGACTTCAGATCAATTGTTTTGGTTGTGTATAATCATGCTGACTGCCACTGGCGTAAAGCTTTTACTCTGGTTGTATTGTAGAAGTTCAGGAAATAAAATAGTTCGTGCCTATGCCGAG GATCACTATTTTGATGTGATAACCAACATAGTTGGTTTGGTTGCTGCTGTCCTAGGTGATAAATTTAGTTGGTGGATTGACCCTATTGGCGCTATTTTGCTTGCACTCTACACAATTTCAAATTGGTCTAAAACAGTGCTTGAAAATGCtg TTTCCTTGGTTGGACAATCAGCTCCACCTGAAGTCTTGCAGAAATTGACATACCTTGTTTTAAGATACCATCCTCAAATCAAACGTATTGACACAGTCCGTGCCTACACTTTTGGAGTTTTATACTTTGTTGAG GTGGACATAGAACTACCGGAGGATCTTCCACTGAAAGAAGCACATGCAATTGGAGAATCATTGCAGATAAGGATCGAAGAACTCCCTGAAGTTGAGAGAGCCTTTGTTCATCTTGACACTGAATGTGAGCATAAGCCTGAGCACTCTGTTCTTAGCACTCTTCCCAGCAGCCAGATATAA